A genomic window from Pseudocitrobacter corydidari includes:
- a CDS encoding type II toxin-antitoxin system RelE/ParE family toxin: MSKPLYWVGQSRKDLQAMPEHIQDVFGYALWLAQQGQKHPQAKPLKGFGCAGILEVVEDFHGNTWRAVYTVTLRDAVYVLHVFQKKSSSGISTPKLEIDLIYQRLKAAQRHAQGG, from the coding sequence ATGAGCAAACCTCTGTATTGGGTCGGGCAGTCAAGGAAGGATCTCCAGGCGATGCCGGAGCATATTCAGGATGTTTTTGGTTACGCTCTTTGGCTCGCGCAGCAGGGGCAGAAACATCCTCAGGCCAAACCGCTAAAAGGCTTTGGTTGTGCAGGCATTCTGGAGGTTGTGGAAGATTTCCACGGTAATACCTGGCGTGCGGTTTATACCGTCACCTTGCGTGATGCGGTGTATGTATTACACGTTTTTCAGAAGAAATCGTCTTCGGGGATCAGTACGCCGAAACTTGAAATCGATCTTATTTATCAGCGGCTAAAGGCCGCTCAACGCCATGCGCAGGGGGGATGA
- the rluF gene encoding 23S rRNA pseudouridine(2604) synthase RluF: MLPDSSIRLNKYISESGICSRREADRYIEQGNVFLNGKRATIGDQVQPGDVVKVNGQLIEPREAEDLVLIALNKPVGIVSTTEDGERDNIVDFVNHSKRVFPIGRLDKDSQGLIFLTNHGDLVNKILRAGNDHEKEYLVTVDKPVTDEFVSGMAAGVPILGTVTKKCKVKKEAPFVFRITLVQGLNRQIRRMCEYFGYEVKKLERTRIMNVSLSGIPLGEWRDLSDDELIDLFKLIEGSSSEAQPKAKAKPKTAGIKRPVVKIEKTAEKGGRPASNGKRFTSPGRKKKGR; encoded by the coding sequence ATGCTGCCCGACTCATCCATCCGTTTAAATAAATACATCAGCGAAAGCGGAATTTGCTCTCGTCGCGAAGCCGATCGCTATATCGAACAAGGTAACGTTTTCCTGAACGGTAAACGCGCCACTATTGGCGATCAGGTGCAACCTGGCGACGTTGTAAAAGTAAACGGTCAGTTGATTGAGCCGCGCGAGGCAGAAGATCTGGTGCTGATCGCGCTGAACAAGCCGGTGGGCATTGTCAGCACCACGGAAGATGGCGAGCGCGATAACATCGTCGATTTCGTTAACCACAGCAAACGTGTGTTCCCGATTGGCCGCCTGGATAAAGATTCTCAGGGGCTGATTTTCCTCACCAACCACGGCGATCTGGTCAATAAGATCCTGCGTGCCGGTAACGATCACGAAAAAGAGTATCTGGTGACGGTAGATAAACCGGTGACGGATGAGTTTGTGAGCGGCATGGCGGCGGGCGTACCGATTCTGGGCACGGTGACGAAAAAGTGCAAAGTGAAAAAAGAAGCGCCGTTTGTGTTTCGCATCACCCTGGTACAGGGCCTGAATCGTCAGATTCGTCGCATGTGCGAGTACTTTGGCTATGAAGTGAAAAAGCTGGAACGTACGCGCATCATGAACGTCAGCTTAAGCGGTATTCCGCTGGGCGAGTGGCGTGATTTAAGCGACGATGAGCTTATCGATCTGTTTAAACTTATCGAAGGCTCCTCTTCAGAAGCACAGCCAAAAGCGAAGGCAAAACCGAAAACGGCGGGCATTAAACGCCCGGTGGTGAAGATCGAAAAAACCGCTGAAAAAGGGGGCCGCCCGGCGTCTAACGGTAAGCGTTTTACCTCGCCTGGGCGTAAGAAAAAAGGGCGCTAA
- a CDS encoding PTS system mannose/fructose/N-acetylgalactosamine-transporter subunit IIB, with product MNITLARIDDRLIHGQVTTVWSKVANAQRIIICNDEVYNDEVRRTLLRQAAPPGMKVNVVNIEKAVAVYHNPQYQDETVFYLFTRPQDALAMVRQGVKIGTLNIGGMAWRPGKKQLTKAVSLDDDDINAFNELNNLGVTLDLRVVASDPSINIIDKIKEQLVAN from the coding sequence ATGAACATTACGCTCGCCCGCATTGATGACCGCCTGATCCACGGCCAGGTCACCACCGTCTGGTCGAAAGTGGCTAATGCCCAGCGCATTATTATCTGCAATGACGAGGTCTATAACGATGAAGTTCGCCGGACCTTATTGCGCCAGGCCGCCCCGCCGGGAATGAAGGTTAACGTCGTTAATATTGAAAAAGCCGTCGCGGTTTATCACAACCCGCAATATCAGGACGAAACCGTTTTTTATCTTTTCACCCGGCCCCAGGATGCCTTAGCGATGGTTCGCCAGGGTGTAAAAATCGGCACCCTGAATATTGGCGGCATGGCCTGGCGCCCCGGTAAAAAACAGTTAACCAAAGCCGTTTCATTAGATGACGATGATATTAACGCCTTTAATGAATTGAATAATCTTGGCGTCACCCTGGATTTACGCGTCGTGGCGTCAGATCCCTCCATCAATATTATTGACAAAATAAAAGAACAGTTAGTCGCAAATTAA
- a CDS encoding PTS mannose/fructose/sorbose transporter subunit IIC: MEISTLQIIAIFLFSCIAGMGSVLDEFQTHRPLIACTVIGLILGDIKTGIMLGGTLELIALGWMNVGAAQSPDSALASIISAILVIVGQQSIATGIAIALPVAAAGQVLTVFARTITVVFQHAADKAAEEARFRTIDILHVSALGVQALRVAIPALIVSLFVSADMVSNMLSAIPEFVTRGLQIAGGFIVVVGYAMVLRMMGVKYLMPFFFLGFIAGGYLDLSLLAFGGVGVIIALVYIQLNPQWRKTEPQTQATSSTALDQLDD, from the coding sequence ATGGAAATTAGTACCCTACAAATCATAGCGATATTTCTTTTTTCCTGTATTGCCGGAATGGGCAGCGTGCTGGATGAATTTCAGACTCACCGCCCGCTTATCGCCTGTACGGTGATTGGCTTAATACTTGGCGACATTAAAACCGGGATTATGCTCGGCGGCACGCTGGAGCTTATCGCACTGGGCTGGATGAACGTCGGTGCGGCCCAATCCCCGGATTCCGCGCTCGCCAGCATTATCTCCGCCATTCTGGTTATCGTCGGCCAGCAAAGTATCGCTACGGGCATCGCCATCGCCCTTCCCGTGGCGGCGGCGGGCCAGGTGCTGACGGTTTTCGCCCGCACCATCACCGTGGTGTTCCAGCACGCGGCAGATAAAGCCGCAGAGGAGGCGCGTTTTCGCACCATCGATATTCTGCATGTCTCCGCGCTTGGCGTGCAGGCGCTGCGCGTCGCCATTCCGGCACTGATTGTCTCACTGTTCGTCAGCGCCGATATGGTCAGCAATATGCTGAGCGCGATACCGGAGTTCGTGACGCGCGGTCTGCAAATTGCGGGCGGGTTTATTGTCGTCGTCGGCTACGCCATGGTGCTGCGCATGATGGGCGTGAAGTATCTGATGCCCTTCTTTTTCCTCGGTTTTATCGCGGGCGGCTATCTCGACCTCAGCCTGCTGGCCTTTGGCGGCGTCGGCGTGATTATCGCGCTGGTCTACATCCAGCTGAATCCGCAGTGGCGTAAAACTGAGCCGCAAACGCAGGCCACCTCTTCCACCGCCCTTGACCAGCTTGACGACTAA
- a CDS encoding mannose/fructose/sorbose PTS transporter subunit IIA, giving the protein MVNAIFCAHGKLACAMLESVQMVYGDANVEAVEFVPGENAGDIVAKLEKLVSIHNQDEWLIAVDLQCGSPWNAAATLAMRNPRLRVISGLSLPLALELVDNQGSMHVDELCEHLTQIAKQTCVVWKQLETAEEDF; this is encoded by the coding sequence ATGGTCAATGCCATTTTTTGCGCCCACGGCAAATTAGCCTGCGCCATGCTGGAATCGGTTCAGATGGTGTACGGCGACGCCAATGTCGAGGCGGTTGAATTTGTGCCCGGCGAGAACGCCGGAGACATCGTGGCCAAGCTGGAAAAGTTAGTGAGCATTCACAATCAAGATGAGTGGCTGATCGCCGTGGATTTACAGTGCGGCAGCCCGTGGAATGCGGCGGCAACGCTTGCGATGCGCAATCCACGTCTGCGGGTAATCAGCGGCCTTTCCCTGCCGCTGGCGCTCGAACTGGTCGATAACCAGGGCAGCATGCACGTTGATGAACTGTGTGAACACCTGACGCAAATCGCAAAGCAAACCTGCGTCGTCTGGAAACAACTTGAAACGGCAGAGGAGGATTTCTGA
- a CDS encoding SDR family oxidoreductase gives MQTWLNLQDKTIIVTGGASGIGLAIVEELLAQGANVQMADIHGGDGQYEGHKGYQFWPTDISSAKEVNHTVAEIIQRFGRIDGLVNNAGVNFPRLLVDEKAPAGQYELNEAAFEKMVNINQKGVFLMSQAVARQMVKQHDGVIVNVSSESGLEGSEGQSCYAATKAALNSFTRSWSKELGKHGIRVVGIAPGILEKTGLRTPEYEEALAWTRNITVEQLREGYTKNSIPIGRSGRLAEVADFVCYLLSERASYITGVTTNIAGGKTRG, from the coding sequence ATGCAAACGTGGTTAAATTTGCAGGATAAAACCATTATTGTCACCGGCGGCGCATCCGGCATTGGCCTGGCGATTGTCGAAGAATTATTAGCACAAGGCGCGAATGTGCAGATGGCCGATATTCACGGCGGTGACGGTCAATATGAAGGCCATAAAGGCTATCAGTTCTGGCCAACCGATATTTCCAGCGCCAAAGAGGTGAATCATACGGTTGCGGAAATTATCCAGCGCTTTGGTCGCATCGACGGTCTGGTCAATAACGCCGGGGTCAATTTCCCGCGTCTGCTGGTCGATGAGAAAGCGCCTGCCGGACAGTATGAGCTCAACGAAGCCGCATTCGAAAAAATGGTCAATATCAATCAGAAAGGCGTGTTTCTGATGTCGCAGGCCGTGGCGCGGCAGATGGTCAAACAACACGATGGCGTGATTGTGAACGTCTCCTCGGAAAGCGGGCTGGAAGGCTCAGAGGGTCAGAGCTGCTATGCCGCCACCAAAGCTGCGCTCAATAGCTTCACCCGCTCCTGGTCGAAAGAGCTGGGTAAGCACGGTATCCGCGTGGTCGGCATCGCGCCGGGGATTCTGGAAAAAACCGGGCTGCGTACGCCGGAATATGAAGAAGCGCTGGCGTGGACGCGCAATATCACCGTCGAGCAGTTGCGGGAAGGCTACACCAAAAATTCCATTCCTATTGGACGCTCGGGAAGATTAGCGGAAGTGGCTGATTTTGTGTGTTATCTGCTGTCTGAACGCGCCAGCTATATCACCGGAGTAACCACTAACATTGCGGGCGGCAAAACGCGCGGGTAA
- a CDS encoding sugar-binding transcriptional regulator, whose translation MENSDDIRLIVKIAQLYYEQDMTQAQIARELGIYRTTISRLLKRGREQGIVTIAINYDYNENLWLEQQLKQKFALKEAVVVSGHDEEEDAQLAVMGLHGAQLLDRLLEPGDIVGFSWGRAVRALVENLPQAAQSRQLICVPIIGGPSGKLESRYHVNTLTYGAAAKLKGESHLADFPALLDNPLIRNGIMQSQHFKTISAYWDNLDVALVGIGSPAIRDGANWHAFYGGEESDDLNARQVAGDICSRFYDIQGVTVDTNMSEKTLSIEMNKLKQARYSIGIAMGEEKYSGIIGALRGKYINCLVTNSDTAELLLK comes from the coding sequence ATGGAAAACAGTGACGATATCCGTTTGATTGTGAAGATTGCCCAACTCTATTACGAGCAGGATATGACGCAGGCGCAAATCGCGCGCGAGCTGGGGATTTATCGCACCACCATCAGCCGCTTGCTTAAACGGGGCCGCGAGCAGGGCATTGTCACCATCGCCATCAACTATGACTACAACGAAAACCTCTGGCTGGAGCAGCAACTGAAGCAAAAGTTTGCCCTGAAAGAGGCCGTGGTGGTGTCGGGGCACGATGAAGAGGAAGACGCGCAGCTGGCGGTGATGGGGTTACACGGCGCGCAGCTGCTGGATCGTTTGCTGGAACCTGGTGATATTGTCGGTTTCTCCTGGGGCCGCGCGGTACGTGCACTGGTCGAAAATCTACCGCAGGCGGCGCAATCCCGACAGTTAATCTGCGTGCCGATTATCGGTGGGCCATCCGGGAAACTCGAAAGCCGCTATCACGTGAACACATTAACCTACGGTGCGGCGGCAAAGCTGAAAGGGGAATCGCATCTCGCAGATTTTCCTGCCCTATTGGATAACCCATTAATTCGTAATGGGATCATGCAGTCTCAGCACTTTAAAACCATCTCGGCCTACTGGGACAACCTGGATGTTGCGCTGGTGGGAATTGGTTCCCCGGCCATTCGCGATGGCGCTAACTGGCATGCATTTTATGGCGGCGAAGAGAGTGATGACCTGAATGCCCGCCAGGTCGCCGGTGATATTTGCTCGCGCTTTTATGATATTCAAGGCGTAACGGTCGATACCAATATGAGCGAGAAAACGCTCTCTATCGAAATGAATAAATTAAAGCAGGCGCGATATTCTATTGGCATCGCCATGGGCGAAGAAAAATACAGCGGAATTATTGGCGCACTACGCGGAAAATATATTAATTGTCTGGTTACGAATAGCGACACAGCGGAACTGTTACTGAAATAA
- a CDS encoding DUF3811 domain-containing protein, with protein MALPRITQKEMTEREQRELKTLLDRARIAHGRVLTNAETNSIKKEYIDKLMVEREAEAKKARQLKKKQAYKPDAEASFSWSANTPTRGRR; from the coding sequence ATGGCACTCCCCCGCATCACCCAAAAAGAGATGACCGAACGCGAGCAGCGTGAACTGAAAACGTTGCTTGACCGCGCCCGTATCGCGCATGGCCGCGTGTTGACCAATGCCGAAACCAACAGCATCAAGAAAGAGTACATCGATAAGTTGATGGTTGAGCGTGAAGCTGAAGCGAAGAAAGCCCGCCAGTTGAAGAAAAAGCAGGCTTATAAACCGGATGCAGAAGCATCGTTTTCCTGGTCGGCGAATACGCCGACGCGCGGCAGACGCTGA
- the panS gene encoding ketopantoate/pantoate/pantothenate transporter PanS, which yields MLAVLTRLFPLWALLLSVIAYYTPPTFTAIGPWVPTLLMLIMFGMGVHLKVDDFKRVLSRPAPVAAGIFLHYLVMPLAAWLLALLFKMPPELSAGMVLVGSVASGTASNVMIYLAKGDVALSVTISSVSTLVGVIATPLLTRLYVDAHIQVDVMGMLLSILQIVVIPIGLGLIVHHLFPRVVKAVEPFLPAFSMVCILAIISAVVAGSASHIASVGFVVIIAVILHNTIGLLGGYWGGKLFGFDESTCRTLAIEVGMQNSGLAAALGKIYFGPLAALPGALFSVWHNLSGSLLAGYWSGKPLDEKARDAVKEG from the coding sequence ATGCTCGCTGTTCTGACTCGGCTGTTCCCGTTATGGGCGCTGCTGCTCTCCGTTATCGCTTATTACACGCCACCCACGTTTACCGCCATCGGCCCGTGGGTGCCGACCCTGCTGATGCTGATTATGTTCGGTATGGGCGTGCATCTCAAAGTTGACGATTTTAAGCGCGTGCTTTCACGCCCGGCACCGGTGGCGGCGGGGATTTTCCTGCACTATCTGGTGATGCCGCTCGCCGCCTGGCTACTGGCGCTGCTGTTTAAGATGCCGCCGGAGCTTTCTGCCGGGATGGTGCTGGTTGGCAGCGTGGCGAGCGGTACAGCATCCAACGTGATGATTTATCTGGCGAAAGGCGACGTCGCGCTGTCGGTCACCATCTCCTCTGTTTCAACGCTGGTTGGCGTAATTGCCACGCCGTTGCTCACCCGTCTGTACGTCGATGCACATATTCAGGTCGATGTAATGGGTATGCTGCTGAGTATTCTGCAAATTGTGGTGATCCCCATCGGCCTTGGGTTGATTGTGCATCACCTTTTCCCGCGCGTAGTGAAAGCCGTGGAGCCTTTTCTTCCTGCCTTTTCGATGGTGTGCATTCTGGCGATTATCAGCGCTGTGGTTGCCGGTTCCGCATCACACATCGCCTCGGTCGGTTTTGTGGTGATTATCGCCGTCATTCTGCACAACACGATTGGCCTGCTCGGCGGCTACTGGGGTGGGAAACTGTTTGGCTTTGATGAGTCCACCTGCCGCACGCTGGCGATTGAAGTGGGGATGCAAAACTCTGGCCTTGCGGCTGCGCTGGGTAAAATCTATTTCGGCCCCCTCGCGGCGCTGCCCGGCGCGCTTTTCTCGGTGTGGCACAATCTTTCCGGCTCGCTGCTGGCGGGTTACTGGTCCGGGAAGCCGCTTGATGAGAAGGCGCGGGATGCGGTGAAAGAGGGATGA
- the sorE gene encoding L-sorbose 1-phosphate reductase: MKTTALRLYGTRDLRLETFDLPEMQEDEILATVVTDSLCLSSWKEANLGENHKKVPDDVATNPIIIGHEFCGDILAVGKKWQHKFQPGQRYVIQANLQLPDRPDCPGYSFPWVGGEATHVVIPNEVMEQDCLLAYEGETYFEGSLVEPLSCVIGAFNANYHLQEGTYNHKMGIRPQGRTLILGGTGPMGLLAIDYALHGPVNPSLLIVTDTNNDKLSYARKHYPSEPQTLIHYLNATDASYETLMALSGGHGFDDIFVFVPNEGLVTLASSLLAADGCMNFFAGPQDKHFSAPINFYDVHYAFTHYVGTSGGNTDDMRAAVKLIEEKKVQAAKVVTHILGLNAAGETTLELPAVGGGKKLVYTGKYLPLTSLTQIQDEELAVILARHQGIWSGEAEQYLLAHAEAISHD, encoded by the coding sequence ATGAAAACAACAGCTCTGCGTCTTTACGGTACACGTGACCTGCGCCTTGAAACCTTTGACCTTCCTGAAATGCAGGAGGATGAAATTCTGGCGACGGTGGTTACCGACAGCCTGTGTCTCTCCTCCTGGAAAGAGGCCAATCTGGGGGAAAACCATAAAAAAGTGCCCGACGATGTGGCGACCAACCCCATCATCATCGGCCATGAATTTTGCGGCGATATTCTTGCCGTCGGTAAAAAGTGGCAGCACAAATTCCAGCCCGGCCAGCGCTATGTGATTCAGGCCAACCTGCAACTGCCGGATCGCCCGGACTGCCCCGGCTACTCCTTCCCGTGGGTGGGCGGCGAAGCCACGCATGTGGTTATCCCCAACGAGGTCATGGAGCAGGATTGCCTGCTGGCATATGAAGGTGAAACCTACTTTGAAGGCTCGCTGGTTGAACCGCTCTCCTGCGTGATTGGCGCGTTCAACGCCAACTATCATTTGCAGGAAGGCACTTATAACCACAAGATGGGGATTCGCCCACAAGGGCGCACGCTGATCCTCGGCGGCACAGGCCCGATGGGGCTGCTGGCGATAGATTACGCCCTGCATGGGCCGGTTAATCCGTCGCTGTTAATCGTCACCGATACCAATAACGACAAGCTGAGCTACGCGCGGAAACACTATCCGTCTGAGCCGCAAACGCTGATTCATTATCTCAATGCAACCGACGCCTCGTACGAGACGTTAATGGCACTGAGCGGCGGCCACGGTTTCGACGATATTTTCGTTTTCGTGCCCAATGAAGGGCTGGTTACCCTCGCCTCTTCACTGCTGGCGGCTGACGGCTGTATGAACTTCTTCGCCGGGCCGCAGGATAAACACTTCAGCGCACCGATTAATTTCTACGATGTGCATTATGCGTTTACCCACTACGTGGGCACGTCAGGCGGCAATACCGACGACATGCGCGCGGCGGTCAAACTGATCGAAGAGAAAAAAGTTCAGGCCGCAAAAGTGGTAACACATATTCTTGGGCTGAATGCCGCGGGCGAAACCACGCTGGAATTGCCTGCTGTCGGCGGCGGGAAAAAGCTGGTGTATACCGGAAAATATCTGCCGCTGACGTCACTCACGCAAATTCAGGATGAAGAACTGGCGGTGATTCTGGCGCGTCATCAGGGGATTTGGTCCGGCGAGGCGGAGCAGTACCTGCTCGCCCATGCAGAGGCGATTTCCCATGATTAA
- a CDS encoding PTS system mannose/fructose/sorbose family transporter subunit IID → MEQRKITRSDLVSMFLRSNLQQASFNFERIHGLGFCYDMIPAIKRLYPLKEDQVAALKRHLVFFNTTPAVCGPVIGVTAAMEEARANGAEIDDGAINGIKVGLMGPLAGVGDPLVWGTLRPITAALGASLALSGNILGPLLFFFIFNAVRLAMKWYGLQLGFRKGVNIVSDMGGNVLQKLTEGASILGLFVMGVLVTKWTSINVPLVVSQTPAADGSTVTMTVQNILDQLCPGLLALGLTLLMVRLLNKKINPVWLIFALFGLGIIGNALGFLS, encoded by the coding sequence ATGGAACAGAGAAAAATTACACGCAGCGATCTGGTGAGCATGTTTCTGCGCTCCAACCTGCAACAGGCGTCCTTTAATTTTGAACGTATTCACGGGCTGGGTTTTTGCTACGACATGATCCCCGCCATCAAGCGCCTGTATCCATTGAAAGAAGATCAGGTCGCCGCGCTGAAGCGCCATCTGGTGTTCTTCAATACCACGCCAGCCGTATGTGGCCCGGTTATCGGCGTGACCGCCGCGATGGAAGAAGCGCGCGCCAACGGCGCCGAAATTGATGACGGCGCCATCAACGGCATCAAAGTTGGCCTGATGGGCCCGCTGGCGGGCGTTGGCGACCCGCTGGTCTGGGGAACACTGCGCCCGATTACCGCCGCGCTCGGCGCATCGCTGGCGCTGTCTGGCAACATTCTCGGCCCGCTGCTGTTCTTCTTTATTTTCAACGCGGTGCGTCTGGCGATGAAGTGGTATGGCCTACAGCTCGGCTTTCGTAAAGGCGTGAATATCGTTAGCGATATGGGCGGGAATGTGCTGCAAAAACTGACCGAGGGCGCGTCGATTCTTGGCCTGTTTGTGATGGGCGTGCTGGTCACCAAATGGACGTCAATCAACGTGCCGCTGGTCGTCTCGCAAACACCTGCCGCAGACGGTTCCACCGTCACCATGACCGTGCAGAACATTCTCGACCAGCTCTGCCCCGGCCTGCTGGCGCTGGGTTTGACGCTGCTGATGGTGCGTCTGCTCAACAAAAAAATTAACCCGGTATGGCTGATCTTCGCCCTGTTTGGCTTAGGGATTATCGGCAATGCGCTGGGCTTCCTGTCCTGA
- a CDS encoding helix-turn-helix domain-containing protein: MSQNVDVSCGNVYEDLGIHNAEQMQLKAHLALAISEILQRKGLTQQQAAHILGMTQPKLSNLLRGQFRGISEAKMLECLVKLGRDVEIVVGKQSATGGSLKVIFAEM; encoded by the coding sequence ATGTCTCAAAATGTGGATGTCAGCTGTGGCAATGTTTATGAAGATCTCGGCATTCATAATGCTGAACAGATGCAACTGAAGGCGCACCTGGCGCTGGCGATTAGTGAAATCCTGCAACGTAAGGGATTAACCCAACAGCAGGCCGCGCATATTCTCGGTATGACACAACCTAAATTGTCTAATTTACTCAGGGGGCAGTTTCGCGGAATCAGTGAGGCAAAAATGCTTGAGTGCCTGGTAAAGCTGGGGCGAGATGTTGAGATTGTGGTTGGAAAACAGAGCGCGACAGGCGGCTCACTCAAAGTCATTTTTGCCGAGATGTAA
- a CDS encoding shikimate 5-dehydrogenase, producing MINRETQLCMSLAGRPGNFGTRFHNYLYEKLGLNFIYKAFTTQDIAAAVKGVRALGIRGCAVSMPFKESCMPFLDAIDPSAKVIDSVNTIVNDNGRLTGFNTDYIAVKSLITHHQLNTAARVMIRGSGGMGKAVIAAFRDAGFTDVIIAARNRESGPALAKQYGFQWQPQPEGIACDILVNVTPVGMTGGKESHELAFSEAMVSAASVVFDVVALPPDTPLIRLAQRLDKQTISGAEVIALQAVEQFAMYTSVRPNAQLIAEAARFAREG from the coding sequence ATGATTAATCGCGAGACTCAACTCTGCATGTCGCTGGCCGGTCGTCCCGGTAACTTCGGCACGCGTTTTCACAATTATCTGTATGAAAAGCTGGGGCTGAATTTTATCTATAAAGCGTTCACCACCCAGGATATTGCCGCGGCGGTGAAAGGGGTTCGCGCGTTGGGTATTCGCGGCTGCGCCGTGTCGATGCCGTTTAAAGAGAGCTGTATGCCTTTTCTCGACGCGATCGATCCGTCGGCGAAGGTCATTGATTCCGTGAATACCATCGTGAATGACAACGGCAGGCTGACCGGATTTAACACCGACTATATCGCGGTGAAAAGCCTGATCACCCACCACCAGCTGAATACCGCCGCGCGCGTGATGATTCGCGGCAGCGGCGGCATGGGCAAAGCGGTGATTGCCGCCTTTCGCGACGCGGGATTTACGGATGTCATCATCGCCGCCCGCAACCGCGAGAGCGGCCCGGCGCTGGCGAAGCAGTATGGGTTTCAGTGGCAACCGCAGCCGGAAGGCATCGCCTGCGATATTCTGGTCAACGTGACGCCTGTCGGCATGACCGGTGGTAAAGAGAGCCATGAGCTGGCCTTCAGCGAAGCGATGGTCTCTGCGGCAAGCGTCGTTTTTGATGTCGTGGCCCTGCCGCCGGACACGCCGCTCATTCGCCTGGCGCAACGGCTTGATAAGCAGACGATCAGCGGCGCAGAGGTGATTGCCCTCCAGGCCGTCGAGCAATTCGCGATGTATACCAGCGTGCGACCTAATGCGCAGCTGATTGCTGAAGCGGCAAGGTTTGCGCGCGAGGGATGA
- a CDS encoding helix-turn-helix domain-containing protein: MSSSIDVKIQHVTPADANIFSELGFSGEEAEQLFLDAEREVEQLIALKQQLMQEIAVWIDEHKLKQADAALKLNISRPRVSDVVNHKTNKFTLDALVMMLVRLGKPVTLQIG, from the coding sequence ATGAGCTCCTCCATTGATGTCAAAATCCAGCACGTGACGCCTGCGGATGCCAACATATTTTCTGAGCTGGGTTTTAGTGGCGAAGAAGCTGAACAGCTTTTTCTGGACGCTGAACGGGAAGTTGAGCAACTCATTGCGCTCAAACAGCAACTGATGCAGGAAATCGCGGTTTGGATTGACGAGCACAAACTGAAACAAGCTGACGCCGCCCTGAAACTAAATATCTCCCGACCACGGGTTTCAGACGTTGTGAACCATAAAACCAATAAATTTACTCTGGACGCTTTGGTTATGATGTTAGTGAGACTGGGGAAACCCGTCACATTGCAGATAGGCTAA
- a CDS encoding type II toxin-antitoxin system RelE/ParE family toxin gives MLSIRQASRPIAWVGRSFDDLCCFPKEVRKDAGYQLHRLQAGLEAADWKPMTDIGPGVEEVRLRHVCGIYRIIYFARMEDAVYVLHCFGKKTQRTSEQDKQIAKARYQAVQQELRNRK, from the coding sequence ATGCTTTCAATCAGGCAAGCGTCGAGACCCATTGCCTGGGTCGGCCGGTCATTCGATGATTTATGCTGTTTTCCGAAAGAGGTGCGTAAAGACGCGGGTTATCAGCTACATCGTTTGCAAGCTGGTCTGGAAGCGGCCGACTGGAAACCGATGACAGACATTGGGCCGGGTGTTGAAGAGGTACGATTACGGCATGTATGCGGAATTTATCGGATTATCTATTTTGCCCGCATGGAGGACGCTGTGTATGTGTTGCACTGTTTCGGCAAAAAGACGCAGCGCACTTCTGAACAAGACAAACAAATTGCAAAAGCCCGTTATCAGGCAGTACAGCAAGAGCTAAGGAACCGAAAATGA